CACCTTTGACCCTGATATCGCCAAGATTGCAGCCCGCAAATTGATCGATGGCCGCGATATTGATGCGCGCTCTGGGGTTTTGGCGAAATCGATTCAACCCGGATCCCCCGTGCAAATTGAGCTGGTTGATATGAAAACCAAAGAGCCGGTTGAGACCTTGGAAGTGGATGCGGTGCTCGTGGCGACAGGGCGTGTGCCCAGCAGCAAGCATCTCAACCTCGAATCCGTGGGAGTGGAGACCAATCGGGGATTTATTCCCGTGGACGACAGCATGCGCGTGTTGGTGAACGGTGCTCCGCAGGCCCATCTCTGGGCCGTTGGTGATGTCACCGGCAAGTTGATGCTCGCTCACACGGCCGCGGCACAAGGCTCGGTGGCTGTCGACAACATTCTTGGTCATCCCAGGCGAATCGATTACCGCAGCATCCCGGCCGCGACCTTCACGCACCCTGAGATCAGTTCTGTGGGCTTATCGGAAGCCGATGCCAAGGAGCTTGCAGGAGAGGAGGGCTTTGAGCTGGGCACGGTTCGCAGCTATTTCAAAGCCAATTCCAAAGCGCTTGCCGAATTGGAAAGTGATGGCCTGATGAAGTTGCTGTTCAACAAAACCAGCGGGGAGGTCCTGGGGGCGCATATCTACGGTTTGCATGCCGCTGATTTGATCCAGGAGATTGCGAATGCAGTGTCTCGCCGTCAAAGCGTGACCCAACTCGCCAATGAGGTGCACACGCATCCAACGCTGAGTGAAGTGGTGGAAGTGGCCTATAAGCAAGCGGCTTCAGCGGTGGGGGCCTGAGTGATGGAGATCCGTCGTCGTCCGCCCAATCCCAAGGTGCAAGTTGCGCATCTGGAGTACGCCGTTCCTGATCAGGACGGCGAACCTCGCAACATCCTGGAAAAAATCGTCTGGGAGAAAGATCGCGAGATCGCTATTGCCCGTGAGCGCATGCCCTTGGAGCAGTTGCGCCGCAAGGTGGCTGAATTGCCCCCAGCCCGTGATTTCCTGGCCGCTTTAAGGACTGCAGCCGTCACGCCTGCCGTGATTGCGGAGGTGAAAAAAGCCAGTCCCAGCAAAGGGGTGATTCGAGAGGATTTCGATCCAGTGGCGATTGCCAAGGCTTATGCCGCCGGTGGAGCGAGCTGTCTTTCGGTGCTCACCGATAAAGCCTTCTTTCAGGGTGGTTTCAATGTGTTGATTGAGGTGCGCGATGCCGTGGACCTTCCCCTGCTTTGTAAGGACTTCATCCTTAGCCCTTATCAGCTGTATCAGGCGCGGGCGGCGGGAGCCGATGCCGCCCTTCTGATTGCAGCGATCCTGTCCGATCAAGATCTGGCTTACTTCTCCAAGGTGGCCGCAGCCCTTGGTCTCACGGTTTTGGTGGAGGTGCATGACGCGGAAGAGTTGCAGCGGGTGCTGGCCCTCGGTGGATTCCCCTTGATTGGAATCAACAATCGGGATCTCGCCAGTTTTGAAACCGATTTAGCGACCACAGAAACGCTCACGGCTCAGTTCTCTGCGCAACTGGCGGAGCAGCAGATCCTGTTAGTGAGTGAATCTGGACTGTTCCATCGCGCTGATCTCGATCGGGTTCAAACCGCTGGAGCCCAGGCTGTTTTGGTGGGTGAAGCCCTGATGCGCCAAGCGGATGTGCAGGCAGCACTCCAAGCGCTGATCCATGGTTGAATCAGCACCAGCCATCCGTGAATCGCTTGCCCCGGATCTCCGTCCGGCAGAATTGCTAGATCTTGGGGTCGCGACTTGCTGATCACTGTTCTGACGGGCTTCGCGGCAGGTGCTGTGCACGTGGTTGGTGGTGCTGATCATCTGGTCGCGATGGCCCCCTTTTCGCTGAGGCGTCCGTTGCAGGCCGTGAAGTCAGGATTGGCTTGGGGCGGAGGCCATTCCCTTGGAGTGGTGTTGCTCGGCATTGTTGCGATTTTTTTTAAAGATCTGATCCACGTCGAAAGCATGTCGGCATGGGCTGAATTTTTAGTGGGGGTGTCGTTGCTTGTGATTGGCGCTCTTGCGATTCGAACCGCGTTTGGCTTGGAGTTGCACACCCATGACCATCACCACGATGGTTCGGCCTTGCATCGCCATCTTCATGTGCACCTCCGCGGTCAGAACAACCATCGCCGCCATGCGCATGCGGCATCGGGCCTTGGCTTGCTCCATGGACTGGCGGGTGCCGGGCATCTGTTGGCCGTGATCCCAGCGCTTGCCTTGCCGGTTCATGGGGCGATTCTGTATTTGCTGGCCTATTTGTGCGGATCGATGGGCGCCATGCTCGCTGTGGTGAGCTCACTCTCCATGCTCACGATGCGGAGCAGCGCCCGTTTCCTGCCGCTGTTGGTGGGCTGCACCGGCGGGCTGTCGGTCGTGACCGGAGCGATTTGGCTCCAAAAAACATCAGCGGTCTTGTTCTGATGCTGTGGTCACGAGTGCCACCACTTCTCCGACCAAGCATTCCTTAGGAACACATCCCCATTGCCGGCTGTCTGTGCTGGCATCTGGGCAGTCACCAAGGATGGTGAGCTGGGTGTCCTCCACAGCGTGCAAGCGTTTGATCACCTGGCGTGAAGGCTGCTGCGGATGAAGGTAAACGACGATGGCACCGATACCGATGGCGGGGAAGGCTGCGTGCTGATCGAATGGCCGCACGATGACGCGGTCCTTGGGCTTCAGCGTTGGCCACATCGAATATCCCTCCACTTGCATCACCCGTCGACGCCCACAAAAAAGCAGCAGTAGGTCGAGAAGACCAACTGCTGCCAGGGGTTTTTGAAGGTCTGATGAAAAGCTCAGAACCCGACTCAGGAGGCGGTGACCCAAGCGTCCGTGCGGCCTTTGGACTGCCAGAACATGCCGTGGATTTTCTCAACAGCGGCCATCAACTCCTCAGCCTTGCCTTGATCGATGTGCACTTTGCAGGCGCTGCAGAGCTTTGCGGCTTTCCAGAACGTGTCGTGAAGGTCGGGGAATGTCGCCAGGTGCTCAGGCTTGAAGTAGTCGGTCCAAAGGATCAAGAGTTCTTTCTTGGTCTTCTGTGCCTCTTCTTCCTTGATGGCAACGAAGCGGGAGAAGGTGTTGTTGTAGGTGGCAAGAGCTGCTGCATTTCCAGCAGCAGGGGCTTCCAACGCTTTGAGCTTTTTGGTCATCGAGAGCACTGCTTCAGCGGCAACACGAGCTGAAGCAGGGTCATAGACGCCGCAGGGTCCGTCGCAGTGGGCTTCAACGGTGGAGGCGGGCAAGGAGCGAACGATCGCTGATAGAGCCGAGCGAAGCATCGGGTTTGAAACAGAATTTTCGGTTCGATAAGCCTACCTATGGACCACCGTCCAATGGCTCACCTTTTGATGTCCAGTAGCTCGACTTCAAAAATCAGGGTTGCGTTCGGAGGAATCACGCGGCCAGCACCACGCTTGCCGTAGCCGAGGTCAGGGGGAATCACGAGCTTGCGCTTTCCGCCCACTTTCATGCCTTGGACGCCCTCATCCCAACCCTTAATCACCCGGCCGGCCCCAAGCGGAAACTCAAACGGGGTGCCGCGGTCGTAGCTGGCATCAAATTGTGTGCCGTCTTCGAGGGTGCCGCGGTAGTTCACCACCACGTTCTGTCCCGAGCTCGCCACATCACCAGTGCCGACAACGAGGTCGGTGATTTTCAGGCCACTGGCGGTGACTTGAGGCTTCTCGGCTTCCATCGGTCCGCCGAGCGCTGAGGCATCAGCGATGTTGGTATCGGGAGCCATCGCAAACAAGGTGGGGTTGGGGTTGTCGGGGTCGAGTTCCATCGGATTGGCCACGGCCTGAACGACAGCCGCTTGGACAGTCGTCGCATTGCTGCTGGCCATGGTGGATGGCGTTGCCGCGATCACCGTGGAGGGCGACACCAGTTGACTGATGAACGCCACCATCAGACAGGACACAAACACAGCGGTGCTGATCAAGATCTCGCGCACAGAATTTTGCTCGATTGAATCCAAGTCTGGCAGTTCATTCCTCGCGCTCTTTTTGGCGCAACTGCTGCTCAAGGCGATCGATTCGTCCCCGCAGCTCATCCAGTTCGCGCTGACTGGCTAAGCCGAGGTCTTGAATGATGTGGTCGCGGTTGCGTTCAAGGTTGCGGCCCATCTGCTGTTCGAGTTCTGGGGTCTCGCCGCGCAAAGCCTTCAGCACATCGTCCACTAAGGCCGAGGCATGGGTTGAATCAAGGCGGCCGCTGCTGACCCATTCCTGGGTGACGTAACGGAGCCGATCGGCAACCAGGGTGGTCGTGCCGAGCCCGCGAAGAAGGAGCTGTTGCAGGGGATTAGCGGTATCCATAGCCGTACGGGTGCATTCCGATTCAGGATGGCTTGATCTCCCGCCACTGACCATGGGCAATGACCGATCCCTGGTGCTTCTGCAGGGGCTGTTGGGGGGACTGCTTGCAGGGGTTGCCCTCACCCTGTCGGGCCCTTGGTGGATGGTGCCGGCCCTGGCGCTGCTCTGGGCTGCGTCCCGCAGTTCTCTCGCCTCGGCGATCTGGGGTGGAGTGGCTGTCCTGGTGAGTCACCGCTGGTTGCTGGCGTTACACCCCCTGATGTGGATCGGTGTTCCCGCTTGGCTCAGCCTGCCGGTGGCGGTTGGGATCTGGTTGGCCTGCGCCCTGCTGGCAGCGCTGCTATTAGCCTGTTGGAGTGCCCTTGTGAATCGCCTGCCCTTGCGAGGCAGCTTCACCGATGCCGTGTTGGCCGCGGCTGTGTGGGGATTGGTGGAAGTGGCCCTATCGCAAAGTCCTGTGTTTTGGATCGGTGTCGGTGGCAGCGTGCTCCCTGCCGACCCCCCGTTGGCTGCCCTGAGTCGTTGGATCGGTGAGGGCGGACTGGCGGCCCTGCAACTGCTGCTCGGCTGGTGGCTGTGGCGTTTGC
This portion of the Synechococcus sp. ROS8604 genome encodes:
- the sodX gene encoding nickel-type superoxide dismutase maturation protease, with the translated sequence MGHRLLSRVLSFSSDLQKPLAAVGLLDLLLLFCGRRRVMQVEGYSMWPTLKPKDRVIVRPFDQHAAFPAIGIGAIVVYLHPQQPSRQVIKRLHAVEDTQLTILGDCPDASTDSRQWGCVPKECLVGEVVALVTTASEQDR
- the sodN gene encoding superoxide dismutase, Ni, which codes for MLRSALSAIVRSLPASTVEAHCDGPCGVYDPASARVAAEAVLSMTKKLKALEAPAAGNAAALATYNNTFSRFVAIKEEEAQKTKKELLILWTDYFKPEHLATFPDLHDTFWKAAKLCSACKVHIDQGKAEELMAAVEKIHGMFWQSKGRTDAWVTAS
- the lpdA gene encoding dihydrolipoyl dehydrogenase, with protein sequence MSDASFDFDVIVIGAGYGGFDAAKHAADHGLKVAVLESRDMGGTCVNRGCVPSKALLAASGRVRELADAEHLAGFGIHAAPVRFERKKIADHANQLVATIRANLTKTLERAGVTILRGQGRLEGPQRVGVRELSGVDRVLTARDVILATGSDPFVPPGIETDGRSVFTSDEAVNLEWLPRWIAIIGSGYIGLEFADVYTALGCEVTMIEALDRVMPTFDPDIAKIAARKLIDGRDIDARSGVLAKSIQPGSPVQIELVDMKTKEPVETLEVDAVLVATGRVPSSKHLNLESVGVETNRGFIPVDDSMRVLVNGAPQAHLWAVGDVTGKLMLAHTAAAQGSVAVDNILGHPRRIDYRSIPAATFTHPEISSVGLSEADAKELAGEEGFELGTVRSYFKANSKALAELESDGLMKLLFNKTSGEVLGAHIYGLHAADLIQEIANAVSRRQSVTQLANEVHTHPTLSEVVEVAYKQAASAVGA
- a CDS encoding phasin family protein translates to MDTANPLQQLLLRGLGTTTLVADRLRYVTQEWVSSGRLDSTHASALVDDVLKALRGETPELEQQMGRNLERNRDHIIQDLGLASQRELDELRGRIDRLEQQLRQKEREE
- a CDS encoding FKBP-type peptidyl-prolyl cis-trans isomerase; its protein translation is MREILISTAVFVSCLMVAFISQLVSPSTVIAATPSTMASSNATTVQAAVVQAVANPMELDPDNPNPTLFAMAPDTNIADASALGGPMEAEKPQVTASGLKITDLVVGTGDVASSGQNVVVNYRGTLEDGTQFDASYDRGTPFEFPLGAGRVIKGWDEGVQGMKVGGKRKLVIPPDLGYGKRGAGRVIPPNATLIFEVELLDIKR
- a CDS encoding hydantoin utilization protein A, with product MLITVLTGFAAGAVHVVGGADHLVAMAPFSLRRPLQAVKSGLAWGGGHSLGVVLLGIVAIFFKDLIHVESMSAWAEFLVGVSLLVIGALAIRTAFGLELHTHDHHHDGSALHRHLHVHLRGQNNHRRHAHAASGLGLLHGLAGAGHLLAVIPALALPVHGAILYLLAYLCGSMGAMLAVVSSLSMLTMRSSARFLPLLVGCTGGLSVVTGAIWLQKTSAVLF
- the trpC gene encoding indole-3-glycerol phosphate synthase TrpC, with the protein product MEIRRRPPNPKVQVAHLEYAVPDQDGEPRNILEKIVWEKDREIAIARERMPLEQLRRKVAELPPARDFLAALRTAAVTPAVIAEVKKASPSKGVIREDFDPVAIAKAYAAGGASCLSVLTDKAFFQGGFNVLIEVRDAVDLPLLCKDFILSPYQLYQARAAGADAALLIAAILSDQDLAYFSKVAAALGLTVLVEVHDAEELQRVLALGGFPLIGINNRDLASFETDLATTETLTAQFSAQLAEQQILLVSESGLFHRADLDRVQTAGAQAVLVGEALMRQADVQAALQALIHG